One segment of Synechocystis sp. PCC 7509 DNA contains the following:
- a CDS encoding GAF domain-containing sensor histidine kinase, with amino-acid sequence MKAPLPDNEAQRLKALYGCKILDTASEQAFDDITRLAAQICGTPISLVSLVEAERQWFKSKVGLEAIETSRDVSFCAHAILQPDILIVSDTLVDKRFATNPLVTSDPQIRFYAGVPLFSPQGYALGTLCVIDFVSRKLSQEQVEALRILGRQASSQIELRCNLVNLVSANEALQKNEDRLRLLESVAVNANDAILITDAEPIEHPGPQIVYVNQAFTKMTGYSLEDVLGKTPRLLQGSKTDQDALDKIRVALKAWQPVRVELINYCKDGSEFWVELSITPVTDQKGWYTHWVSVQRDITERKQIEEKILKALEKEKELGELKSRFVSMVSHEFRTPLTTILSSAELLEHYSHKSSEKEKLSFFYQIRTAIQRMTQLLNDVLAINKAEAGKLEFKPNYLNLEEFCRALVKEMQINSRNKHVIFFSSQGQCPDACMDEKLLLHIFTNLLSNAIKYSPQGGTIYFKVNCRNEDVIFQVKDKGIGISTENQQRLFEPFHRGENVGNIPGTGLGLSIVKRLVELHEGHITVTSQIGIGTTFTVKLPSKQQS; translated from the coding sequence ATGAAAGCACCACTGCCTGATAACGAAGCCCAAAGGCTGAAAGCCCTTTATGGATGTAAGATTCTCGACACTGCTTCCGAACAGGCGTTCGACGATATTACCCGTTTAGCTGCACAAATTTGTGGCACTCCCATTTCCTTAGTGAGCCTGGTTGAGGCGGAGCGCCAATGGTTCAAGTCTAAGGTGGGCTTAGAGGCAATAGAAACATCTCGTGATGTCTCCTTCTGCGCTCATGCAATCCTGCAACCGGATATTTTGATTGTTTCAGATACTCTAGTAGATAAACGGTTTGCGACTAACCCATTAGTAACCTCCGATCCCCAGATTCGGTTTTACGCTGGAGTACCTCTATTTTCTCCCCAGGGATATGCGCTAGGAACACTATGCGTAATTGACTTTGTTTCTAGAAAACTAAGCCAAGAACAAGTAGAGGCATTGCGAATATTAGGTCGCCAAGCAAGTTCGCAGATTGAATTGCGCTGTAATTTAGTTAACTTAGTTAGTGCTAATGAGGCCTTACAAAAAAACGAAGATCGTTTACGGTTGCTCGAGTCAGTAGCGGTTAACGCCAACGATGCAATATTGATTACTGATGCTGAACCCATTGAGCATCCAGGTCCGCAGATTGTTTATGTCAATCAAGCTTTTACTAAAATGACCGGCTACAGCCTGGAGGATGTACTTGGCAAAACACCACGTCTCCTTCAAGGATCGAAGACTGACCAGGACGCTCTCGATAAGATTCGCGTTGCACTCAAAGCTTGGCAACCAGTTCGGGTTGAACTAATCAATTACTGTAAAGACGGCTCTGAGTTTTGGGTAGAGCTTAGTATTACGCCAGTAACAGATCAAAAAGGCTGGTACACCCACTGGGTATCGGTGCAGCGCGACATTACTGAGCGGAAACAGATAGAAGAAAAAATTTTAAAAGCATTGGAAAAAGAAAAAGAACTGGGCGAACTCAAGTCTCGCTTTGTTTCCATGGTCTCTCACGAGTTTCGTACCCCGCTAACTACTATCCTATCCTCTGCTGAATTACTAGAACATTACAGTCATAAGTCGAGTGAGAAAGAAAAACTTAGTTTTTTCTATCAGATCCGCACTGCTATTCAACGAATGACGCAGCTTTTAAATGACGTTTTAGCAATCAATAAAGCGGAAGCAGGAAAATTAGAATTCAAGCCAAATTACCTTAATTTAGAAGAGTTCTGTCGCGCTCTGGTGAAAGAGATGCAAATCAATAGTAGAAATAAGCACGTTATTTTCTTCAGCAGTCAAGGTCAATGCCCAGATGCTTGCATGGATGAAAAACTACTTTTACACATTTTTACCAACTTGCTCTCTAATGCTATTAAATATTCACCCCAAGGTGGCACTATCTATTTTAAAGTTAATTGCCGTAATGAAGATGTAATTTTCCAAGTTAAAGATAAAGGTATTGGGATTTCTACCGAGAACCAACAACGACTATTTGAACCAT
- a CDS encoding 2Fe-2S iron-sulfur cluster-binding protein encodes MFKRNADKIYQVTLVNEVAGVNTTIEVFSDQYILDAAEEQNIELPYACRAGACVVCTGKVIEGSVDQSDHSFFKKQELDAGFVLTCRAYPTADCVILTHQEEQLFEL; translated from the coding sequence ATGTTCAAGAGAAACGCTGACAAAATTTATCAAGTTACATTAGTCAACGAAGTAGCAGGAGTAAATACCACTATTGAAGTTTTTAGTGACCAGTATATTCTTGATGCTGCCGAAGAGCAGAACATTGAATTGCCCTATGCGTGCCGTGCAGGTGCCTGCGTCGTCTGTACTGGTAAGGTGATCGAAGGTTCAGTAGACCAGTCCGATCATTCCTTCTTCAAGAAACAGGAACTTGATGCTGGTTTTGTTCTCACTTGTAGGGCATACCCCACTGCTGATTGTGTTATCCTGACCCATCAGGAAGAGCAATTGTTTGAACTATAA